The Rhodamnia argentea isolate NSW1041297 chromosome 7, ASM2092103v1, whole genome shotgun sequence genome contains the following window.
CCTCCCAGCTAGCTTGAAGCACACCCATGGAATCTCTGGACATGGCTATTCTCTTAACCACTCTCGTCACTCTCTActacttcctcctcctcctcctcctcctcctcctccgccgtaAATCCAAGAAACTGCCGCCGGGCCCGACCGCTCTGCCCATCATCGGGAACCTCCACCAGCTGCGCGACCTCCCGCACCGCCGCCTCCACCGCCTCGCCAAAACCTACGGCCCCATCATGCTCCTCAGCCTCGGCAGCAAGCCGATGGTCGTGGTCTCCTCTCCGGAGGCCGCCGAGCTGGTCCTCAAGACCCACGACGACATCTTCTTGGGCCGCCCGAAGGGGCGGGTTACGCACCACCTGTCGTACGGCAGCAGGGGCATCGCGTTCACCGAGGGCGGTGCGTACTGGCCGAGCGCGAGGAAGCTGTGCGCGTTGCGGCTGCTGAGCCCGGCCAAGGTGGAGTCGTACGCGCCGGCGAGGAGGGAGGAGCTCGGGAGGCTGGTGGAGAGGGTGAGGGTGagggcggcggcagcggcagcggccCGTGAGGCGATGGACTTGAGCGCGGAGGTCGGGGAGCTCATGGGGAACTTGTCGTGTAGGTTGATATTGGGGTGTCGCAGCAACGCCGGCGAGGATGAGTTCGACTTGAAGCCGTTGATTCACGAGGTTTTGAGATTGGCTGGTGCTTTCAACTTGGCGGATTACGTGCCTCTTCTTGGACCGTTCGATCTTCAGGTACCCTGAAATCCTTCTGAGTGCTCGCCAATCATCATACATCAAGGCTCAAATCGTCTCCTAATTTGAAATATCTTTAAACGGATGAAAGTTTCATTGGAGATGGTTTGCGCAAGAATATGTCGTGTTGTGCAGACGAGGCATATGAGACATTAGGCTGTTCCAGGCAgggggtgtcaatgggccggaTCGGGCCGAGTCTCGTCCCGGCCAAAGCCGGCTCGAAACTGAATAGTGCCAAGCTCGACCAAGCCCAAACCCTCTTTGGGGCCGGGTCGGGTAGggtcgaattttttttcttttctttttttctttttttgaatcaaaatcacttgataTATCCGGCCCAATCCTAATAGTACCAAGCTGGCCCGAAAGGCCcgaaaattagggtgaattttcaGGCCGTGCCAAGTTAGGTCGAGCCGGGTCGTGCCCGCAcgagcttttttgacacccctagttcTAGGTAGGGATCATCGGTTCCAAAGTGGGTTATTCCACCCTAAAATCGAAAATCGCCCTTCCGTTAGAGATCGATTTTACAAAATGAGAATCTCAAATCACTCATTCGTTCCATGGATCCACCGAGAACAGAACCATTAGTCCGGTTTGATTTCCTGGTCGATCCATAGTACCGATCCTGTCGAGTACCGAGCACCAACATACTTGTTGATTTTTTCGAGAAATTCATAGAAAAATCACCTTTATTTTGAAGTGAGAAATAAAAATTCCGAGCACGACCTGTATTTTTGAAGTGAGAATTAATGAGGCGCAAACATTTTCCTCTACATTGAAAAACATTGGCTATCAATGCAATTTATCGGACAAGTAAAGAAAAGTGTGAGACTGCATCTAATCCCGTAAGTGATTACCTCCAAAATTGAGAAATAGctagaattgaaaaaatatatatataaatattatataAATAGGTTCGGTTCGATTGGTCCGGGTGGGTGGTTCTCACCTAAACTAGGAACCGGACCAGGAAACGGGCCGGTACTTGGTGGGAACCACCCAAAACGAGCCGATTGGGTACGGTTCGGTCCATTCATGTGGATCTCAattttttgctcacccttagtTCCAGCTTCCAAAAAATACCCAAATCGAACAAAACTGATATTTTCGGATCGAGTTCCTTCCAATTCGTGTaatatgtggaaaaaaaaaaaacggctgCATGAACAACTTCTATTTGGATCTGGTTCGGCCACCCGAACCCGAATTGAAACACTTTAAACCATAAATTATCTTCCTCCCAAGAACGCACTTCAAGAAAGTATCATTCGCCATTGTCTTTTGCATCCCGATCAGAACCGAATTGAACCAGACCGACCCAAATCGTGGTTTCGGTTTTGGTACTATAAGGTTCGAGTTGCGAACACAAATGTATCAAATATGTTCGGTTTTATTTGGATATCATGGAAATCTCAACTGACCCAACCGTTGACATCCCTGACTCGTATACACTGTAATGCTATACaaaattttttcagaaaataccGACATGTGGGAGCCCACCTAGATTAGAGCTTTTACTTATGAATATTGCTTCTCTAGCAGCATATcttttgaattaatgaaaatactGAAAGATTTTCTTTGCGGGCTGCTTCTTGCATATTTTGTGCTTGCGGTTTGCTAGTAACAGCTCGTTCTATCCGTTCCCTCTTCGTCAAAGTTGAACTTCTTAGGGCATATAGAACTAGAGGTGGAACCGTTGTGCTAGAATTCCATTGACTCCCGACCAATTTCGTTGACTAGGGATTGGCTCGGCGTGCAGAAGTAATTCATCGGGCCATCGACAAGGTCTTGGAGGGCATCATCAAAGAACACGAGCAAGACACGACCGGCAAGTACAAGGGCGACTTTCTGGACACGATCCTCTCCGTAATGGACCAGCCCATGACCGATTCGCAAGACAAACCCGGCATGTTGGACCGGACCAACGTCAAGGCCATAGTCCTCGACCTGATCTCCGGTTCGTACGAATCTTCATCAACCGTCATCGACTGGGCATTCTCGGAGCTAATGAGGAGTCCACACACAAGGAAAAGACTTCAGCAAGAGCTCCGAACCGTTGTCGGGATGAACCGGATGGTTGAGGAGTCCGACCTGCCGAAGTTGAGTTATCTGGACATGGTGATCAAAGAAACCTTCAGGCTGTATCCGCCCGGTCCGCTCTTGATCCCGCATGAGTCCACCGAGGACATTGAGATCAATGGGTACTACATCCCGAAGAGGACTGGGGTCATCGCGAACGCTTGGGCTCTCGGGAGAGATGTCGACGCTTGGGGCAACGACGCCGGGGAGTTCAAGCCGGAGAGGTTTTCGAACAGCAGTGTGGATGTCAAAGGCCGGGACTTCCAGCTAATACCTTTCGGGTTGGGCCGAAGAGGCTGCCCTGGGATGAACCTGGCAGTGGTCAATACTCGGCTCTTTTTGGCCCAAATGCTGCACTGCTTTGATTGGGAGTTGCCGGAGGGGATGTCGCTGAGCAACTTGGACATGACCGAGGAGGTCGGGCTGTCGCTCTCGAAAGCGAAGCACTTGTTCCTCGTGCCGAGTTATCGCCTGGttgtttgaactttgaatttcTTCAGAGTCATTTGTAAATCTGCGATAGTAACACATAAGACTTTGTTCAGTAACAAGGTTAAGTTCCCATCACTCCACTTAGAAATTACTACATTTACATCCTTAAACTCGAAGCATTCCTAAAGTCACCTTGAATGTCTAGAGAAATCAGCGTCTGATCCGCAAATTTGAATTGGGATGGCTTCAAATCTAACACAAAACGCATTTTCAAGTCTCTCCGAGGGAATAGAgcatcattttgaaatttttaaagacAAGGACTTCAGCGTgaacttttcggaaagctcgggCCATAGTGTGATTTCAAGAAGTTCGCGTGCACATCACTGACCAGTATGGTCTGTAATCCGCATACTTCCTCTCCTTCTACTTGCTGTACAAACGTTAAACCAGCAATGTACAGTTTTCAGTCAAATCAATTTGTGACGTCTCATACCGCCACAAACGATGGGAAGGCTTTCCAAATCCTCTCTcgttcttttttaattaatctttcCTTAATCAAAGTAATCGATACGTGCGTAAgctttaaaaattagaaaaatcaagcaAGGTGGTCATACGGACACAAGTGCATGTCAAAAACATCAAACACCAAACGGCGGGCATGCATAATCAAAGGGTATAGCCATTCATGATTTCATTAACCGGATATCACACATCTCAAACAATggctttttatttatatctttCAATCAGTTCTTTGCAATAGTTCAAATGACTATGGAAGGATTTACAAAGGAAGGCAATCTATTCCAGATTTCCAGCATCATCATCTATAGCCTCCGACTATCTTGCTCatccgaaaaatggttaatcaacGGGAGTAAGCCGAAGCTCCTTCGCAAGTAAGATCTTTAGGCCAAACGACTAAACTAACTATATCATCACGGAATTGAGGATCGTTCAAGACAACCAAACATATCCCATATCAACGGTAGATATCAAAATCCTACCAAAGCAAACACGATCCTCATAGACAATAGATCTCGGAATCATATCCAAAGCATCTATATCCTAAACATCATTTGCCAGAATCCAACACTCGCATATGTAATCATAGAAAGCATAATAATAAGGATAGAGATCTACTTGTCTCGATTAAGTGAGAAATCAAACGGACGATTAGACGAACGAATGGAAGGAGCGGGACGTCGAAAGGCCAAAGGCGATTGGCCAAGGGCTTGAACGACTAGGGCGGCGCACGAACGATGCGGTCAATGCGTGACACGGCGATGGGCGATTGGCGCGGGATCACGGCGATGGCGGTCGAACGGCCGcacgaacggacggccaaggGGCGGTCGGCGGTTCTAGAGAAGCAGAGTAACGATAGAGGTTTCCGACAATAATTGCTGAATGAACCGACGTCGGTTTCTATTTATAATAGCTCAGTCATCTTAGTCTAGTCGGCTTGTCGGCGGCTTGTAATAGAGTCAACTTACAACGAGTCGGCGGCTTGCGGTCGCGCCAAAACGCGATAAGTGTCAAGTAGTTTGTGACGTGTCGTGCTTGATTACTTTGTCGTGCTTACATTggttgaatttcaaattttgtgcCAAATTATTCTAAATTGTCAAGCACTAACATGCTCATATTTTAAACAGGTAAAAGTTCATATCATCACACAATTCATCTCTTGAAAACCATTAGAAAAAATGTTTTAAAGcgtgaaatatgaaaattaattacttttccaaataaacgtgataaaaaaaatatgcaaaggaataataaataaaagggCGCGCATTGGACTTTTGGCGGGCGCTTGAGCACCAGACATTTATAGTCCAAAAGGGACGGATCGCCAACTTGTTATCTTCTATCGGGGAGCATTACTCAAATGAACTACACGCACATGAGTTCAGCCAATTTCTACTGTTAGATCATGTGGATCCCTCATGGGGCCCACACAAATCGACGGCCCTTTATATATTTGGGCCACAATCCAGAAGCTTTCTTCTGTCGGGGAGGTTAGAGGTTGCATCTCGTATGTGCAAGCGCGTAGGGCCCACACATCGCTTGGGCGCCCAACTCCGTTGGAAAGCTCCAagccttttcctctctctctctactctctaCTTTCAAATTTTCCACGGAAACTTCATCCATTTGACTTGGGAGGACACTGTCCATCTGAATCCAAAGCGAAAATCTGTGCTCCAATGGATGAAAAATGACTGCCAAGAAAGTCCGCGTCGTCTTCTGCTCCTTCTCTTTAGATCCTTGAAACCCCCACCCCCACTCCCccaggctctctctctctctctctctctctctctcccgaacATGGAATCCGATCACTCCCCTCGTCTCAAGGGCGTCGTCATAATCACTCTCCCCCCACCGGACAACCCTTCGCTGGGCAAAACCATCACGGCCTTCACTCTCCCCGACGACCCTCCAACCTCGCTGGTCCAAGAACCCGATCGGACACCGACCCACCAGCGATATCCCCCCGCTCCGCTGCCGCCGCGAAACCCCGAGCTCCGATTCTCTCTCAAGAGCCTCTTTCTCCGTAGCCCGAGAGCGGTCTTTGGGTTTCTGGGTGTCCTCCTTTTCGCGTTCTTGCTCTTCGCTTCTCCGTACGCGAGGACCCTCCAAGAGCTGCGCGACACCAGCGAGGACAGAGAGAGGGAGTCGTttgttttccctcttttcccTAAGTTTGGTGTGGGTTTTTTGTCGAGAGATGACGTGGAGCTCAAGTTAGGGAGCTTCGTGGGTTTTGATGAGGAGAGAATCATGGCTTCGATCGATGGTGGCGTGAGGAAAGACCAGAGGATGCCTAATGCCGTCGGTTCTGAGGATGTAGCTCATTCATCTGCTATTTTGCCCGTCAGGGGCAATGTGTATCCAGATGGGTATGTCTTGAATTTCCATTTCTTAGTGTTGTATCTTCTTAGTTCTTACATATTACGTGGGGATGTTTTTCGTTGAATCCTTCTTCCTATGTGTGCTGGTTGGGAGGTTAAGCATTTTCTGCTGAATGATGGAAGTATAAGGTTTCTTCTTTTGAGTTGTTGGTGGCAAATTCTGACTATAGGAGTTGTGATGGGGCAAGTGAAAAGTTACTGCTTTTTAGTACTTTCTTCGTAAATGAAGAGGGAAGGGAACGTTTTACTCTTCTAATGTATGTCAGGCTCGACATATTGGAGGCGCTTCAAAACTTTGCGCTGCATTTAGCTTATATACATAGTGAAGTTTCTGGTGTAGATCATGCGGCATGAAACATGCAACTGTCCAATTGCTATGTAGCCTTGCTACATGGGGTGCAAGGTAGGTAGTCCAAGGATTTCTAGAAGCAAAAATCCAAGTCTGGAAATGTTTTTCGAGAATAAGATTACAAATTGATCTAGTAAAGCTGTACTGAAGTAACTGTTTTGAAAGAATGGACCTATATCCCTGCTCCGGCAACACTGTAACATTGTTTTAGTTGTTCTTTTTGTTGGACTGGATACAGTTTTCTTTGGGTTTGTGCTCTAAGCTACTGAGCAGTAAATGTCTTCATGAAGTGAATTACGGCAGAGCCGAAACCTGAATTCAAGCTTCTATTTTGATGTATCTGAGAAGCTTATGTCCTTTTAACTTGTCCATAATGCGAGTCATGAAGCATATAGACTCATGCCTGCGCAAGAAAAACTTCTGTCATGTCATAAGATGATTTTATCTCTTCCTTGTATCAAAGCAAGAATTTCTACTAATAACTTCCCTTTTAGCTTGGTGTTACCTCTGTTTCAGTTTGGTAGGATTAGTGCTGTAAGTATATTCCTCTGCTTGATAGTTCTGGGTTTTCGCTTAGATGTGGTCTTATAGAAGTATAAAACCTATCTCTGAGGAAAATGTGATACATTAACTGGTTCCGGGAAGTGTCATTGACAATTCTTTTCAACAAAAAGCAAGCAACTAAAGATCACCAATCGCATGTTTTTTTATATCTTGCTTGCCGTGATATGTTCAGTAGAAGATTTACAAGTTGTAATATTTTTCTCGGATATATGGTTGGCAAGCAAGTACATATGTGCTTTGCTGTACTCAGTAGCATTAGCTTTGAATTTTGCTTCTACTACTAAAGGTGTCCATTGATCGCATGATACTGTTATTCCCAAGGATTTATTTCTTAGTAGATGAATCTCTAATGCTTAAATTGATTTTGTAAGAGTAATTACTTAGCAGATAATTGTCTcagtaatttgtttttttcggGCATGTTTGGAGCACTAATTTCTCAAGCATTCTGCATGATTCATTGCATTTGCAATTTGAAGAAGCCACGTTGGTTTATCCAGATATTGTCAAAACATTCTTTCTGTTTTGTGATGGATGATCTGGCAACATATGTTTTCCATTGATCTCTTGACTCGTTTGTTTCTCAAATCCTCCTTACTTATCAAGCTGTGAGTTCAGAAGCCTCAAAATAGTGAGCTTGCCTTTGTCTTTAAAGTGGATACAGAAAGTAGTATATTGAAATAACTGGTTGTTGAGCAGATTGTACTTTACTTACATCCTGGTTGGGACTCCTCCAAAACGGTATTATCTTGATATGGACACTGGGAGTGATTTATCGTGGATCCAATGTGATGCTCCGTGTAGAAGCTGTGGCAAGGTATTGCTAAGTTAGTGTTACTGTTACTAGTTTGCCGAACTATTAATAAAGTGCATTATATATTTAATTCTTGTTGAAAACATTCAATAGAGGTGAACTTTAAAAAAGTGCGTGTCTGCTTGTGCTtaggaaaaagtaaaatttacTTTATCTTTCAAAATTAGTAATTGGAGACAAATATATCTTAAGCTTTCagaaaacatcaaaaaatatGCAAATTGACATGTCAATATACGTGTGTTTTGGAAGATTTTAGATGTTTTACGTTAATAAGATTCAAATTTGGAGAGCCTcgggagaaaaaaacaaaatatgctTTAAAAAGCCTAATCAAACAAACTAACTAAATGGGGTTTGTCAGAGGTCTTAGCCCCACCTGAGATCTAAGAAGGATTGTGGAAAAAAAGCAACTTGCAAATCCATCCTCCACTTTTTAGTAAAAGGAGAGATCAATATTCTGTCAGATTTATTCATTTCTCCTTAATAATGAAAACACCCTTTAGGGTGCCAACGCTCTCTACAAGCCAAAGAGAGGCAAAATAGTACTGCCAAAGGACTCGTTGTGCAAGGAAGTTCAAAGGAGCGAGGGGACTGAATATTGTGAGACATGCCAACAGTGTGATTATGAGATCGAGTATGCAGATCATAGTTCCTCCATGGGCGTCCTTGCAAGAGATGAATTCCATCTAAGGACTAAAAATGGGTCGTTGGCCAAAGTAAATGTGGCTTTCGGGTATGCCTCTCGTGTTGTTGAATGCAAATTGCTTGTCTGTATGATTTTTGCAAGATGAAATGATAATATGTTCGTGTTTCATGTTAGGTGTGCATATGATCAGCGAGGCCAGCTGCTAAATACCCTTACAAAGACGGACGGAATATTTGGTTTAAGCAGATCTAGAGTCAGCTTGCCTTCTCAGTTGGCAAGCCTTGGAGTGATTAACAATGTTGTAGGTCATTGTCTCTCCTCAGATGCCACTGGAGGGGGTTATATGTTCTTGGGTGATGGCTTTCTACCCAATGGGGGTATGTCATGGATCCCCATGAtgaacattcctttcaagtgaGTATGGGCCTCTAGGGTACTCTTTATATTGCCACTTTACTTTTCTGATTGATTTGGATTTGTTAATTTGTATACTTTTCGTACTTCCCGCCACAATTTAAAATCTTATGTCAAATCTTAGAAGAGAACTATGAACGATTATAATTGTGTCTACAGGTTAATATAAGACAATTTTTGAAGGTTTCATGCGATTTatggtaaaaattaaaaataaaaaattcaaagggcATGCATGGTAAGATTTTAAATAAGTTGAAATTAAGAAGTAAATCACTTGAAAGGACCCTTCTTGAAAAAGCCATATTTTGTTGGGGTAAGCGCATGTGTTTTACCTCCAAGGATCTTGGTTTTGTGTTGTTAATCCCCATTTCTTGTTTCTCATTCTCTCTGTCTGTGTTTAGATGTTTCAATTTCATTGTTCTTCTTTCAAATGAGTCCGTTTTGTGTTACTTTGCTTTGGCATCAATTCATGGTCCGCTGTCTCTTTACAGCAACTTATATCACACGGAGATTCTCAAAGTGAAATATGGGAGCAGTTCACTCAATTTAGGTGGTCTGAACAGTGGATTAGGGCGAATAGTTTTTGACAGTGGCAGTTCTTATACATACTTTTCCAAACAGGCGTACTCCAAGTTGGTTGATTCTGTAAGTCCTGTTGTCAGTATAGCCACTCTGGCAATTAATCATTTCATCTCGAAACTCGCAGTAACTTTAGTTTGTCTATGGAACCTCTGATGCAGCTTAGAAGTCTGGCAAGCATGGGACTCATCCAAGATGAGTCGGATGATACACTGCCCATATGCTGGCGAGCTGAATTTCCTATCAGGTAGAAGTGAAGTGATAAAGATATTCTCCTCTCCTTCGACAGTGTAAATTTATGGCTTGCTATTGGAACGTTTTTCAGGCTTTTAAAGATGTTATCATCTTATAGCTGTATTAAGAATCttatccaagaaaagaaaattatttcaagCCAGTGTTTTATACCCCATTACATAAAGCTTTAATTGACAAGCTAAGGTCGAATTACTTCTTGCTATGAGCTCTGTCATGTTTCAGACTCTCAAGTCTTTCGAACTATGAATGAGTGGCATAGGAAGTAATCAGCAACACACAAAGTACTAGTGGGAGTAAAAGAAAATGGTTAATGGAGAGGCTTACACATCTTCAACTTTAGAAGCTGTTTTTACCCAAACAAATATTCATAGGTACTCCTAGACCCAATAACAGATTGCAAGAATAATATCTATTGACTCAGTCCTGTGGAAGTAAATGGGAGGGTATAAGCTTTGTTTGAAGTAGGTGGTTAGATCAGAGCACATGGGTAATGGGGATAATTGGTTCTCACAGCCTATAACAAATAGTGGTAGCAACTAGCAACACATTGACTTTGATGTAGGCCCTCAGGTCCCTCATGTCGAGAGAGCGAGCTTTTCTCTTGGTTTTCAACAATCTCTCTCTTGCATCTTTGGAAATTTCTTCATTGAATGTAATGTCATTGTAACCTCAGAGTTTGTAAGCTAACACTGCATCGGTGTCTGAAAATCTCCAGATCGGTGACTGATGTGAAGCACTTCTTCAAGACCTTGACCCTTCAATTTGGGAGCAAATGGTGGATACTATCCACGAAATTTCATATCCCTCCTCAAGGCTATTTGATCCTCAGTGTAAGGGGCAATTTCTGTAGAACAAAAAaaaccctcttttcttttctctgtgtCCATAGAAGCTTACTTTTCCCTGCAATTTCTGGGCTCCTTACTTGGCAGAATAAAGGAAATGTGTGCTTGGGCATTCTTGATGGAAGC
Protein-coding sequences here:
- the LOC115734620 gene encoding aspartyl protease APCB1 isoform X1 encodes the protein MESDHSPRLKGVVIITLPPPDNPSLGKTITAFTLPDDPPTSLVQEPDRTPTHQRYPPAPLPPRNPELRFSLKSLFLRSPRAVFGFLGVLLFAFLLFASPYARTLQELRDTSEDRERESFVFPLFPKFGVGFLSRDDVELKLGSFVGFDEERIMASIDGGVRKDQRMPNAVGSEDVAHSSAILPVRGNVYPDGLYFTYILVGTPPKRYYLDMDTGSDLSWIQCDAPCRSCGKGANALYKPKRGKIVLPKDSLCKEVQRSEGTEYCETCQQCDYEIEYADHSSSMGVLARDEFHLRTKNGSLAKVNVAFGCAYDQRGQLLNTLTKTDGIFGLSRSRVSLPSQLASLGVINNVVGHCLSSDATGGGYMFLGDGFLPNGGMSWIPMMNIPFNNLYHTEILKVKYGSSSLNLGGLNSGLGRIVFDSGSSYTYFSKQAYSKLVDSLRSLASMGLIQDESDDTLPICWRAEFPIRSVTDVKHFFKTLTLQFGSKWWILSTKFHIPPQGYLILSVRGNFCRTKKTLFSFLCVHRSLLFPAISGLLTWQNKGNVCLGILDGSRVLDGSTSILGDISLRGKLVVYDNVNRRIGWTQSDCVKAVRYQSHPFI
- the LOC115734985 gene encoding cytochrome P450 CYP736A12-like, producing the protein MESLDMAILLTTLVTLYYFLLLLLLLLLRRKSKKLPPGPTALPIIGNLHQLRDLPHRRLHRLAKTYGPIMLLSLGSKPMVVVSSPEAAELVLKTHDDIFLGRPKGRVTHHLSYGSRGIAFTEGGAYWPSARKLCALRLLSPAKVESYAPARREELGRLVERVRVRAAAAAAAREAMDLSAEVGELMGNLSCRLILGCRSNAGEDEFDLKPLIHEVLRLAGAFNLADYVPLLGPFDLQGLARRAEVIHRAIDKVLEGIIKEHEQDTTGKYKGDFLDTILSVMDQPMTDSQDKPGMLDRTNVKAIVLDLISGSYESSSTVIDWAFSELMRSPHTRKRLQQELRTVVGMNRMVEESDLPKLSYLDMVIKETFRLYPPGPLLIPHESTEDIEINGYYIPKRTGVIANAWALGRDVDAWGNDAGEFKPERFSNSSVDVKGRDFQLIPFGLGRRGCPGMNLAVVNTRLFLAQMLHCFDWELPEGMSLSNLDMTEEVGLSLSKAKHLFLVPSYRLVV
- the LOC115734620 gene encoding aspartyl protease APCB1 isoform X2; its protein translation is MESDHSPRLKGVVIITLPPPDNPSLGKTITAFTLPDDPPTSLVQEPDRTPTHQRYPPAPLPPRNPELRFSLKSLFLRSPRAVFGFLGVLLFAFLLFASPYARTLQELRDTSEDRERESFVFPLFPKFGVGFLSRDDVELKLGSFVGFDEERIMASIDGGVRKDQRMPNAVGSEDVAHSSAILPVRGNVYPDGLYFTYILVGTPPKRYYLDMDTGSDLSWIQCDAPCRSCGKGANALYKPKRGKIVLPKDSLCKEVQRSEGTEYCETCQQCDYEIEYADHSSSMGVLARDEFHLRTKNGSLAKVNVAFGCAYDQRGQLLNTLTKTDGIFGLSRSRVSLPSQLASLGVINNVVGHCLSSDATGGGYMFLGDGFLPNGGMSWIPMMNIPFNNLYHTEILKVKYGSSSLNLGGLNSGLGRIVFDSGSSYTYFSKQAYSKLVDSLRSLASMGLIQDESDDTLPICWRAEFPIRSVTDVKHFFKTLTLQFGSKWWILSTKFHIPPQGYLILSNKGNVCLGILDGSRVLDGSTSILGDISLRGKLVVYDNVNRRIGWTQSDCVKAVRYQSHPFI